A region from the Schistocerca serialis cubense isolate TAMUIC-IGC-003099 chromosome 1, iqSchSeri2.2, whole genome shotgun sequence genome encodes:
- the LOC126475264 gene encoding piggyBac transposable element-derived protein 1-like has translation MYMPDNPHKCDYKLFLLFGVSGYAYKMEMCTGHEHEWDKNDAEPDLGASSNVVARLCWNVPENVNDNIYFDNYYTSIPLMHYLKGRGILSLGTVSRNRVHNKKLPDDKSLSKEERGKILEFIGNYEGTEISNVVWQDNKTVMLLSTSVGSDPVSNVKRYDRSGKEHIFVSCLKIVQIYNKHMGEVDLLKSLIGRYRIIIWSKKWHFRIFYHLVDLATVNSWILYCRVNSIRNPVSEAKELQLANFRIELAETLLKIVFSSTPKRGRPSFVEKPQAKKKKTTSRHPTKNVRFYQESQNLILLQVKLMP, from the coding sequence ATGTACATGCCAGATAACCCCCATAAATGTGACTATAAACTGTTTTTACTTTTTGGTGTATCTGGGTATGCTTACAAAATGGAGATGTGTACAGGACATGAACATGAATGGGACAAGAATGATGCAGAGCCGGATCTTGGTGCCAGCAGCAATGTGGTTGCTAGATTATGCTGGAATGTACCAGAGAATGTAAATGACAACATTTACTTTGATAATTATTACACATCAATACCGCTAATGCATTATTTGAAGGGAAGAGGCATTTTATCTCTAGGAACTGTTAGCAGAAATAGAGTTCACAATAAGAAATTACCAGATGACAAGTCCCTGAGTAAAGAGGAAAGGGGTAAAATACTTGAATTTAttggaaattatgaaggaacagagATCTCAAATGTAGTCTGGCAGGACAACAAGACAGTCATGTTGTTATCCACATCCGTAGGAAGTGACCCAGTAAGCAATGTAAAGAGATATGACAGAAGTGGGAAGGAACATATTTTTGTATCTTgtctaaaaattgttcaaatttatAACAAGCATATGGGAGAAGTGGATCTTCTAAAAAGTCTCATTGGCAGATATAGAATCATAATCTGGAGTAAGAAGTGGCACTTTCGAATATTTTACCATCTTGTTGATTTAGCCACAGTCAACAGCTGGATTTTATACTGCAGAGTTAACAGCATCCGCAACCCAGTGTCTGAAGCTAAGGAGCTCCAATTAGCAAATTTCAGGATTGAACTGGCTGAAACTTTGCTCAAAATTGTTTTCAGTTCTACACCAAAGAGAGGAAGGCCAAGTTTTGTAGAGAAACCACaagcaaagaagaagaagacaacttCACGCCATCCCACTAAAAATGTCAGATTCTATCAG